In Alphaproteobacteria bacterium, a genomic segment contains:
- the hutG gene encoding N-formylglutamate deformylase, whose translation MEPLYKFTSGDAPVLVSVPHAGTHIPAEIASTMTPAALRVEDTDWFVDALYDVAPALGIGLLTATHSRYVVDLNRAPDDVSLYPGKSVTELVPTTTFAHQPIYAPGHVPDADAIARRVARYWRPYHTLLRDELDRLTAKYGAVVLWDGHSIRSVVPRFFDGVLSDMNFGTAKGQAASASLVAAVSSAANSEDAFGAVWDDRFIGGYITRTYGKPAARVHAIQLEMTWRTYMVEQAPYKLDPGRAAKARAYIAACLRAARDWARAQRA comes from the coding sequence ATGGAACCGCTCTATAAATTCACGTCCGGCGACGCGCCGGTTTTGGTGAGCGTGCCGCATGCGGGCACGCATATTCCCGCAGAAATCGCATCCACGATGACACCGGCGGCGCTGCGAGTCGAGGATACGGATTGGTTCGTGGATGCGCTTTACGATGTCGCGCCGGCGCTCGGCATCGGATTGTTGACGGCAACGCATTCGCGCTATGTCGTTGATCTCAATCGCGCGCCCGACGACGTTTCGCTTTATCCGGGAAAGAGTGTGACGGAGCTCGTGCCGACCACGACATTCGCGCACCAGCCGATCTATGCGCCGGGCCATGTCCCGGATGCGGACGCGATCGCGCGGCGCGTCGCGCGCTATTGGCGGCCCTATCATACGCTGCTGCGCGACGAACTCGATCGCCTGACGGCGAAATACGGCGCGGTAGTGTTGTGGGATGGGCATTCGATCCGCAGCGTCGTGCCGCGTTTCTTCGACGGCGTGCTGAGCGATATGAATTTTGGCACCGCCAAAGGCCAAGCGGCAAGCGCGTCGCTCGTCGCGGCGGTGTCCAGCGCCGCGAACTCGGAAGACGCTTTCGGCGCCGTTTGGGACGATCGTTTTATCGGCGGCTACATCACGCGGACCTACGGCAAGCCGGCGGCGCGAGTTCATGCCATTCAACTGGAAATGACATGGCGGACCTATATGGTGGAGCAGGCGCCATATAAACTCGATCCGGGCCGCGCCGCCAAAGCGCGCGCCTATATCGCCGCCTGTTTGCGTGCCGCCCGCGATTGGGCGCGCGCGCAACGCGCGTAA
- a CDS encoding Na/Pi cotransporter family protein has translation MPPTDTIASALGGIGLFLLGMSMMTEGLKAAAGGALRDWLARATRTVPHSLAAGFLITALVQSSSAVTVAAIGLVNAGLLGLTQAVWLVFGTNVGTTMTGWIVASIGVKVDVAALALPMIGLGMALRIAAGGRERITGGGGAITGFGLFFLGISFLQNGFAHAADTLVLGLPAEGGITKTAMLVAVGTALTVLMQSSSAALAVTLAASAGGGLGIEALAAVVVGTNIGTTSTAFFAGLGATSAARRVAAAHIIFNVATAAVSLTILPQLVAVSAFLVDVVTSANAPAATLAVFHTVFNVLGVVLMLPVGGLLVRWLARMFASGDEAVARPKFLDAGLEAVPALAAGGLIRESERHLAAAAAAVLATGDAHRRESEGGKLKGPAAVRSLGVAIRTFLIRLGKSPLPADMARALPHVLRASQHTDALAGIALPAMPPSIAAGSPLAGGVELIEKATRGCLALTVESGGDTARIRAATGEVEGAYEALKTTLLSATAAGVMDVQEFDQMLDRARSYREAARLAWKAHNRLAAARAAMGVAGDRRV, from the coding sequence ATGCCGCCGACCGACACGATCGCGTCCGCGCTGGGCGGAATTGGGCTGTTTCTGCTCGGCATGTCGATGATGACCGAGGGACTCAAGGCGGCCGCAGGCGGTGCGCTACGCGACTGGCTGGCGCGAGCCACGCGGACGGTGCCGCATAGTTTGGCGGCCGGCTTCCTGATTACGGCTTTGGTTCAATCGTCCAGCGCGGTGACGGTCGCCGCGATCGGGCTCGTCAACGCCGGACTGCTCGGCTTGACACAGGCGGTATGGCTGGTGTTCGGCACCAACGTGGGCACGACGATGACCGGCTGGATCGTCGCGTCGATCGGAGTAAAGGTCGATGTCGCGGCGCTTGCTTTGCCAATGATCGGTTTGGGCATGGCCTTGCGCATTGCGGCGGGCGGCCGGGAAAGGATCACCGGCGGCGGCGGCGCGATCACGGGATTCGGGCTGTTCTTCCTTGGCATATCCTTTCTTCAGAACGGCTTCGCGCACGCCGCCGACACGCTGGTGCTGGGCTTGCCGGCGGAGGGCGGAATCACCAAAACGGCGATGCTCGTCGCCGTCGGCACCGCCCTGACTGTGCTGATGCAATCGTCCAGTGCCGCGCTCGCGGTGACGCTCGCCGCCAGCGCTGGCGGCGGTCTCGGTATCGAAGCGCTCGCGGCGGTCGTCGTGGGCACAAATATCGGCACGACGTCGACCGCATTCTTCGCGGGTCTTGGCGCGACATCGGCTGCTCGGCGCGTGGCGGCGGCGCATATCATCTTCAATGTTGCGACGGCGGCGGTCTCGCTAACGATCCTGCCGCAACTCGTCGCGGTCTCGGCATTTCTCGTCGATGTCGTAACTTCGGCGAACGCGCCGGCAGCGACGCTGGCCGTGTTTCATACCGTCTTCAACGTTCTCGGCGTTGTCTTGATGCTGCCCGTAGGCGGCCTGCTCGTCCGCTGGCTCGCGCGGATGTTCGCGAGCGGCGATGAGGCCGTTGCACGGCCTAAATTCTTGGACGCCGGCCTCGAGGCCGTGCCGGCGCTCGCGGCGGGCGGTTTGATCCGCGAAAGCGAACGGCATTTGGCCGCTGCGGCTGCAGCCGTTCTTGCCACCGGCGATGCGCATCGACGCGAAAGCGAAGGCGGCAAGTTGAAGGGGCCCGCGGCGGTTCGAAGCCTTGGCGTCGCAATCCGGACGTTTCTGATTCGCCTCGGCAAGTCGCCGCTTCCCGCCGATATGGCCCGCGCGCTGCCGCATGTTTTACGCGCCAGTCAGCACACCGACGCGCTCGCCGGGATCGCGTTGCCAGCGATGCCGCCGTCGATCGCCGCCGGTTCTCCGCTCGCCGGCGGCGTCGAGCTTATCGAGAAGGCGACGCGCGGCTGCCTCGCTTTGACCGTCGAGAGCGGCGGCGATACGGCGCGGATACGGGCCGCGACCGGCGAGGTGGAGGGCGCTTACGAAGCGTTGAAAACGACGCTTCTGTCGGCGACGGCCGCCGGCGTTATGGATGTCCAAGAATTCGACCAGATGCTTGATCGCGCGCGGTCGTACCGGGAGGCGGCGCGGTTGGCGTGGAAGGCGCACAACCGGCTGGCCGCCGCTCGCGCGGCGATGGGCGTAGCCGGGGACAGGCGCGTGTAA
- a CDS encoding universal stress protein has protein sequence MKRLALATDFSERSDRALRRAVLLSRRSGAVIDLVHVIDDDRPRRIVEQEKHEAWLLLTELAGSLKSVDGVASTIRIELADPFAGILKSVDDPAPDMLVIGPHRRQILRDAFTGTTAERTIRAATCPVLMANGPPFGDYGHVMLTTDLSEGSRKALKRLVRLDYYFSGRRSILNVFDAPALRLAMSSFVAERDREDYLDGLRADARRDLVVFATEIGAASAECLVRHEAAAPAVEILEEAVARRADLLVVSTQSRTTLARAVLGSVAERVLASASIDVLVLPPPERETEE, from the coding sequence ATGAAGCGACTGGCACTAGCGACGGATTTCTCGGAACGCTCCGATCGAGCGTTGCGGCGCGCCGTACTTCTCTCGCGGCGTAGCGGCGCCGTGATCGATCTAGTCCACGTGATCGACGACGATCGTCCCCGCCGCATTGTCGAGCAAGAGAAGCACGAGGCGTGGCTGCTGCTGACGGAACTCGCCGGGTCGTTGAAAAGCGTCGATGGCGTCGCCTCGACGATTCGCATCGAACTCGCCGATCCGTTCGCGGGGATTTTGAAGTCGGTGGACGATCCGGCCCCCGACATGCTCGTCATCGGTCCGCATCGGCGTCAAATTCTACGCGATGCGTTCACCGGCACGACGGCCGAACGCACGATACGCGCGGCCACGTGCCCGGTCCTGATGGCGAACGGCCCGCCCTTCGGGGATTACGGCCATGTCATGCTGACGACCGATCTCTCCGAGGGCTCGCGCAAAGCACTCAAACGGCTCGTCCGGCTGGATTACTATTTCAGTGGCCGGCGATCCATACTGAACGTGTTCGATGCACCGGCCTTGCGGCTGGCGATGTCGTCGTTCGTCGCGGAACGCGACCGCGAAGACTATCTTGATGGGCTGCGCGCCGACGCACGGCGCGATCTAGTTGTTTTCGCGACTGAGATCGGCGCCGCCAGCGCCGAGTGCCTCGTCCGCCACGAAGCGGCGGCGCCCGCCGTGGAAATTCTAGAGGAAGCCGTCGCGCGTCGAGCCGATCTCCTTGTCGTATCCACGCAAAGCCGCACGACATTGGCGCGGGCCGTACTGGGAAGCGTCGCGGAACGGGTACTCGCTTCGGCGTCGATCGACGTCCTCGTATTGCCGCCGCCGGAACGGGAGACTGAAGAATGA
- a CDS encoding DUF502 domain-containing protein: MNDSTSPTADVRSAGRYILIGILTVAPLTVTWIILDFLFAQLSRVGKPWVATIARGIAPESPGTAQLLQNETFQSFVAVGVVLLGLWLLGWVASRVIGRRLIGIFERLIGLIPFVDKVYHATQRFLTIAGGTQDGARRVVLIEFPSRDMKVVGFVTKTLVDANSGTQLAAVYVPTAPNPTSGYVEIVPIENLVFIDWTFDEAMAFIVTGGSSAPDRIAYSHPPPRG; encoded by the coding sequence ATGAACGATTCAACGTCCCCCACGGCAGACGTAAGATCTGCCGGTCGTTACATTCTCATTGGTATTCTCACCGTTGCGCCACTGACGGTTACCTGGATTATTCTCGATTTTCTTTTTGCGCAGTTATCGAGGGTCGGGAAGCCTTGGGTCGCGACGATTGCGCGCGGAATCGCTCCGGAAAGTCCAGGCACAGCCCAGTTATTGCAGAATGAGACGTTCCAATCGTTTGTTGCCGTTGGCGTTGTTTTATTGGGATTGTGGCTGCTCGGCTGGGTGGCGAGCCGCGTCATCGGGCGGCGCTTAATCGGAATTTTCGAACGCCTGATTGGGCTCATTCCCTTTGTAGATAAGGTATATCACGCGACCCAACGCTTCTTGACCATCGCCGGTGGTACGCAAGACGGCGCGCGCCGTGTGGTGTTAATCGAATTTCCGTCGCGCGATATGAAAGTAGTCGGGTTTGTGACGAAGACGCTTGTCGATGCGAATTCGGGTACCCAATTGGCAGCTGTTTATGTGCCGACGGCGCCGAATCCGACTTCGGGTTATGTCGAGATTGTGCCAATCGAGAATCTGGTATTCATCGACTGGACATTCGACGAGGCGATGGCCTTCATCGTGACTGGTGGCTCCAGTGCGCCGGATCGGATCGCATACAGCCACCCACCGCCACGCGGCTAA
- a CDS encoding universal stress protein, protein MKNTEIGERGAEPYRLQRILVAVDLGVCMDRAADRALMLAAQGAAVHFVHVAEPSAPADGVAIGRLWEAMTRLTTEIIENTPAGRIVVTGEVLQGAIDDTVVRAAGTMGAEIVVVGSPRDMTLMGMIRGTVIDNIIRRANCPILVVKARARRPYAKIVAAVDLEGSSRKALTFALKAFPDAAIEVVHIDEGGDAADEAALRRRLEQLTAECVADTGRAAAYGHGLRSIRVAQGRAAGILLEELPRMSPDLVVLGTHGRIGIDSLVFGSVAETLTALLAQDTIVVRA, encoded by the coding sequence ATGAAGAACACGGAAATCGGCGAGCGCGGCGCAGAGCCGTACAGGCTCCAGCGTATTCTCGTCGCCGTCGATCTCGGCGTTTGCATGGATCGGGCTGCGGATCGAGCGCTAATGCTTGCCGCGCAAGGCGCCGCCGTCCATTTCGTACATGTTGCCGAACCCTCGGCGCCCGCCGATGGGGTCGCGATCGGCCGGCTCTGGGAGGCCATGACGCGGCTGACCACCGAAATCATAGAAAATACTCCGGCCGGACGGATCGTCGTGACGGGCGAAGTTCTTCAGGGCGCGATCGACGACACAGTCGTCCGTGCCGCAGGCACGATGGGCGCCGAGATTGTCGTCGTCGGCAGCCCGCGCGACATGACTTTGATGGGTATGATTCGCGGTACCGTCATCGATAACATTATCCGGAGAGCGAATTGCCCGATTCTCGTCGTCAAGGCGCGCGCGCGGCGCCCTTACGCGAAGATCGTGGCCGCCGTCGATTTGGAAGGGTCGTCGCGCAAGGCGCTGACCTTCGCGCTGAAGGCATTTCCCGACGCGGCGATCGAAGTCGTCCATATCGACGAAGGCGGAGATGCTGCCGATGAGGCGGCGCTCCGGCGTCGGCTCGAGCAATTAACCGCCGAATGCGTTGCCGATACCGGACGGGCCGCGGCCTATGGGCACGGGCTCCGTTCCATCCGTGTCGCGCAAGGTCGAGCAGCCGGGATTCTGCTTGAAGAGCTTCCACGCATGTCGCCGGATCTCGTCGTTCTTGGAACGCATGGGCGGATCGGTATCGATAGCCTCGTGTTCGGAAGCGTCGCGGAAACGCTGACCGCGCTTCTCGCGCAGGATACGATCGTCGTGCGCGCTTGA
- a CDS encoding UbiX family flavin prenyltransferase — protein MTQRLIVGISGASGAIYGIRLLQVARAAGLETHLVVTKTAAQTIACETDHSLKDVCEMADVVHSAADLGAAISSGSFRTLGMIVAPCSMRSLSEIAYGNTGGLLTRAADVQLKERRRVVLLAREAPLHLGHLRAMTQATEIGAVVLPPVPAFYNRPQTLDDIVDHTVGRALDLFGVESGIVKRWKDSGSSCS, from the coding sequence ATGACGCAACGGTTGATCGTCGGCATTTCTGGCGCATCGGGCGCGATCTACGGCATTCGCTTGCTGCAGGTGGCGCGCGCCGCAGGATTGGAAACGCACCTCGTCGTCACCAAAACGGCGGCGCAGACGATCGCCTGCGAAACCGACCACTCCTTGAAGGACGTCTGCGAAATGGCGGATGTCGTGCATTCGGCGGCCGATCTTGGTGCGGCGATCTCCTCGGGATCGTTCCGCACGCTCGGCATGATCGTGGCGCCGTGTTCGATGCGTTCGCTGTCCGAAATCGCCTACGGCAACACCGGCGGTCTGTTGACGCGCGCGGCCGACGTGCAACTCAAGGAGCGCCGCCGCGTGGTTTTGCTGGCGCGCGAGGCGCCGCTGCATCTGGGGCATTTGCGCGCGATGACGCAGGCGACGGAGATCGGCGCCGTTGTCTTGCCGCCCGTGCCGGCCTTCTACAATCGGCCGCAGACTCTCGACGATATCGTCGATCACACGGTCGGCCGTGCGCTCGATCTTTTCGGCGTCGAGAGCGGGATCGTGAAGCGTTGGAAAGACTCGGGATCGTCGTGCTCGTAG
- a CDS encoding extracellular solute-binding protein, with translation MRIQGSLSVAFAAAFACQMSGTAAAQTTITMNATELGPMKAVFEPHLPKFERENNVRVNIVAGLGAPTVTMARNKEVDVLITDPVYSYQMQKEKLLVPLDKSKIPNMADLYPVAAMDPYQVGLFYGSFGVCYLPGRTGPIENWSDLWRNDLKGRVSIRSYRVDSISLLVTMAKLNGGDERKPDAGFKKMAELAPSVAKYYENWGDLSTLFRTGQVWASTCTNGRANWLATDQNLPVKFVNPKPGGFALIGTLQVVAGRPNTELSMKLVNFLLSPEIAANLAKIMNYGTANSKAVLEPEIAARVPHGKDAIESLINVDWEYIDANNRAWEERWNKEVAFR, from the coding sequence ATGCGCATACAGGGAAGCCTTTCCGTCGCCTTCGCAGCAGCTTTCGCGTGCCAGATGTCCGGTACCGCCGCCGCGCAGACGACGATCACCATGAACGCCACGGAACTCGGCCCCATGAAGGCCGTGTTCGAGCCGCATCTGCCGAAATTCGAACGCGAGAACAACGTGCGCGTCAACATCGTCGCGGGGCTCGGCGCGCCGACGGTGACGATGGCACGCAACAAGGAGGTCGATGTTCTGATCACCGACCCGGTCTACTCCTATCAAATGCAGAAGGAGAAGCTGCTGGTTCCGCTCGACAAGTCGAAGATCCCCAACATGGCGGATCTTTACCCCGTCGCGGCGATGGATCCCTATCAGGTCGGCTTGTTCTACGGCAGTTTCGGCGTTTGCTACCTGCCCGGCCGCACGGGTCCGATCGAGAACTGGTCCGATCTGTGGCGCAATGATCTCAAAGGCCGCGTCAGCATCCGCAGCTATCGCGTCGATTCGATCAGCCTGCTGGTGACGATGGCCAAGTTGAACGGCGGCGACGAACGCAAGCCCGATGCCGGGTTCAAGAAGATGGCCGAGCTGGCACCCAGCGTCGCCAAATACTACGAGAATTGGGGCGATCTCTCGACGCTGTTCCGCACCGGCCAGGTCTGGGCCTCGACCTGCACCAATGGCCGCGCCAACTGGCTCGCGACCGACCAGAACCTGCCGGTCAAGTTCGTCAATCCGAAGCCGGGCGGGTTCGCGTTGATCGGCACGCTGCAAGTCGTCGCCGGGCGTCCCAACACGGAATTGTCGATGAAGCTCGTCAACTTCCTGCTGAGCCCCGAGATCGCGGCAAACCTCGCCAAGATCATGAACTACGGCACGGCCAATTCGAAAGCCGTGCTCGAGCCCGAAATTGCCGCGCGCGTGCCGCACGGCAAGGATGCGATCGAAAGCCTGATCAACGTCGATTGGGAATATATCGACGCCAATAACCGCGCCTGGGAAGAGCGCTGGAACAAGGAAGTCGCCTTCCGCTGA
- a CDS encoding cation:proton antiporter codes for MINFAEVALLLAVAAAVGLAGSILRQPLIVGFIAAGLLAGPSALNIVAATGYIELMSELGIAVLLFLVGIKLDVALIRSLGYVAVVTGLGQVAFTSFFGYLIGLGLGLDHVTSLYVAVALTFSSTIIVVKLLSDKREIDSLHGQIALGFLIVQDLCVVAAMVALSAIGIGANAEDVAEPGSWFAILAAGTGLAAAVFLFVKFFATPLTMWLARSPELLTISAIAIAAIFAAAGEAAMLGKEIGGLLAGIALASTPYRETISARLAPLRDFLLLFFFVALGAKLDLSTLGAHATAAAVFSAFVLVGNPLIVLAILGAMGYAKRTGFLAGLTVAQISEFSLIFTAMGVSLGHVGPDALGLVTMVGLVTIAASTYMIVHSHRLYALFEPALGVFERGGAHREESFAGRRMSGEFTVVVFGLGRFGTAIGTRLRQRGIRVLGIDFNPQAVKRWRELGLDAEFGDASDPEFVSEIPFGRAQWILSTVPIHPAGLSHEDARRTLIQLTRSAGYRGRIAAASHGDYDRRLLQEAGVDLVLEPFQDAADRAVELLCGAEPVERIDVSPIAAEGGKAG; via the coding sequence ATGATAAATTTCGCAGAAGTTGCATTGTTGCTGGCGGTGGCGGCTGCGGTCGGTTTGGCCGGCAGCATTTTGCGCCAGCCGTTGATCGTCGGATTCATCGCAGCCGGGCTGCTTGCCGGACCGTCGGCATTGAATATCGTCGCCGCAACGGGCTATATCGAGTTGATGTCCGAGCTTGGCATCGCCGTCCTGTTGTTTTTGGTGGGCATCAAGCTCGATGTGGCGCTGATCCGCTCTTTAGGTTACGTCGCCGTCGTCACGGGGCTCGGCCAAGTCGCTTTCACGTCTTTCTTCGGCTATCTCATCGGTCTTGGCCTCGGCCTTGATCATGTGACGAGCTTGTATGTCGCGGTCGCGCTGACATTCTCGTCAACGATCATCGTCGTCAAACTCCTCTCCGACAAGCGCGAGATCGATTCCCTTCACGGGCAAATCGCGCTGGGCTTCTTGATTGTTCAGGATCTGTGCGTAGTAGCGGCGATGGTCGCGTTGTCAGCGATCGGGATCGGCGCCAACGCCGAAGATGTTGCGGAGCCGGGATCTTGGTTCGCCATCTTGGCGGCGGGGACGGGCCTCGCCGCCGCTGTCTTCCTGTTCGTAAAGTTCTTCGCGACGCCGCTGACAATGTGGCTGGCGCGTTCGCCCGAGTTGTTGACGATCAGCGCAATAGCTATCGCGGCGATTTTTGCGGCGGCGGGCGAAGCGGCAATGCTCGGCAAGGAAATCGGGGGGCTGTTGGCGGGAATCGCTTTGGCCTCGACGCCGTACCGCGAAACAATCTCCGCGCGGTTGGCGCCGCTGCGCGACTTCCTTCTGTTGTTCTTTTTCGTCGCGTTGGGCGCGAAGCTCGATTTGTCGACACTTGGCGCGCACGCAACCGCCGCAGCGGTGTTTTCGGCTTTCGTACTGGTCGGCAATCCACTGATCGTCCTCGCGATACTCGGGGCTATGGGTTACGCGAAGCGGACGGGCTTTTTGGCCGGTCTGACGGTCGCGCAGATCAGCGAATTTTCGCTGATATTCACGGCGATGGGAGTATCGCTCGGGCATGTGGGCCCGGACGCTCTGGGGCTGGTTACGATGGTGGGGCTCGTTACGATCGCGGCATCGACCTATATGATCGTTCACTCCCATCGACTCTACGCGCTGTTCGAACCTGCGCTCGGCGTGTTCGAGCGCGGCGGCGCGCATCGCGAAGAGTCGTTCGCTGGGCGCCGCATGTCGGGCGAATTCACGGTAGTCGTTTTCGGGCTCGGACGCTTCGGTACGGCAATCGGGACACGGCTTCGGCAACGCGGAATTCGCGTGCTCGGGATCGACTTCAATCCGCAAGCAGTAAAGCGTTGGCGCGAGCTCGGGTTGGACGCCGAATTCGGCGATGCCTCGGACCCCGAATTCGTCTCCGAGATTCCGTTCGGCCGGGCCCAATGGATCTTGTCCACCGTGCCGATCCACCCGGCTGGCCTCAGCCATGAAGACGCGCGGCGCACATTGATTCAGTTGACGCGGTCGGCGGGGTATCGCGGTCGGATCGCGGCGGCGTCGCATGGAGACTACGATCGCCGCCTGTTGCAGGAAGCGGGGGTCGATCTGGTGCTGGAGCCTTTCCAAGACGCCGCCGATCGCGCGGTCGAGTTGCTGTGCGGCGCAGAACCCGTCGAACGTATCGATGTTTCGCCGATCGCCGCCGAAGGCGGCAAGGCCGGGTAA
- the hisC gene encoding histidinol-phosphate transaminase, producing MYREAVTTLVPYNAGLGVEEIRRLYAPPRIAKLGSNENPYGPSPRVRAALAEAASLEHYPDPNCRDLREDIARSLGVATDRLIFGNGSEDILAFACRCFINPGDEVVLSSPTFSVYRDNAIVMGATVIDVPRKADLSLDAAATIAALTARTKLLFLCNPNNPTGNAIPAAEFEAICAAAHPDTVIVADEAYYEYARGGDYPESIPMLDRMGKRYLALRTFSKAYGLAGLRVGYGVASESAFARHLDLVRTAFNVNRLAQIAARAAWSDQAAVAKSVSATLAERDRVARALTAMGHEPAPSRANFLFFDAKRPAAAMAQALLRHGVIVKPWGGNFATWLRVSIGHAEDNDQFLAAFENAARATAPSDTAA from the coding sequence CTGTATCGCGAGGCGGTCACGACCCTCGTGCCGTATAATGCCGGCTTGGGGGTGGAGGAAATCCGCCGCCTCTATGCGCCGCCGCGCATCGCCAAGCTCGGTAGCAACGAGAATCCGTATGGCCCCAGCCCGCGCGTGCGCGCCGCTTTGGCGGAAGCGGCTTCGCTCGAACATTATCCCGATCCGAATTGCCGGGATCTGCGTGAAGATATCGCGCGCTCGCTGGGCGTCGCCACCGATCGCCTGATCTTCGGCAACGGATCGGAAGACATTCTCGCCTTCGCCTGCCGCTGCTTCATCAATCCGGGCGACGAGGTCGTACTTTCCTCCCCCACCTTCTCCGTCTATCGAGATAACGCGATCGTGATGGGGGCGACGGTCATCGACGTACCGCGCAAGGCCGATCTTTCGCTCGACGCCGCCGCAACGATCGCCGCCCTGACGGCGCGCACGAAGCTCCTGTTTTTGTGCAATCCGAACAATCCGACCGGCAACGCCATTCCGGCGGCGGAATTCGAAGCCATCTGCGCCGCCGCCCATCCAGACACGGTAATCGTCGCCGACGAGGCCTATTACGAATACGCGCGCGGCGGCGACTACCCCGAGAGCATTCCGATGCTCGACCGGATGGGCAAACGCTATCTTGCCCTGCGGACTTTCTCGAAGGCCTATGGACTTGCGGGGCTGCGCGTCGGCTATGGCGTCGCGTCCGAATCCGCTTTCGCGCGGCATCTCGATCTCGTACGCACGGCGTTCAACGTCAATCGCCTCGCCCAAATCGCCGCGCGTGCCGCGTGGTCCGATCAAGCGGCGGTCGCCAAATCCGTTTCCGCCACGCTCGCGGAGCGCGATCGCGTCGCCCGCGCGCTGACGGCGATGGGCCACGAACCGGCGCCAAGCCGGGCGAATTTCCTGTTCTTCGATGCCAAGCGTCCGGCCGCCGCCATGGCCCAAGCGCTGCTTCGCCACGGGGTGATCGTCAAACCGTGGGGCGGGAATTTCGCGACATGGCTACGCGTCAGCATCGGCCATGCGGAAGATAACGACCAGTTTCTCGCGGCGTTCGAAAACGCCGCGCGCGCCACGGCCCCGTCCGATACCGCCGCGTGA